Proteins from a genomic interval of Siniperca chuatsi isolate FFG_IHB_CAS linkage group LG10, ASM2008510v1, whole genome shotgun sequence:
- the LOC122883200 gene encoding solute carrier family 17 member 9-like, giving the protein MADKHTSGDSRNYFNGSLLDHKVYTASDSTEEEPEDQNLWPRPLARKWILTLFMGTCLLYCARMVMPICAVSMAASFHWSKIDSGLVLGGFFWGYCFTQILGGHASDKLGGERVLFFSAALWALITAGTPLLAQLGSHTLSLMTMARFLMGLLQGVFFPSLASLCSQRVVKGERGFLMSTMHSGSYLGTLLAGGMGSLMLDWYGWESMFYSIGFLSGLWALFVWLCFLKGEVAPKRKESTKDPQWTLSRTRWWSLLKKPPVWAMVFAHMCMCSTSNTLLSWLPTYFKESFPHAGGWVYNVIPWLAAIPSAFGGGYVSDFLINQGYCVASVRKIMQIFAMGVSNMFILPLCGDVTFPSAVIFVSAAMSVSTFTSSGVSVNVQDLTPSCAGALYGFMNMLGAFMGLMLVSVSGYLIEVTLSWAMVFSLIMLVNATGLGVFLIYGDAHRVDLEE; this is encoded by the exons ATGGCTGACAAGCACACATCAGGAGACAGCAGGAATTACTTCAATGGCTCTCTGTTGGATCATAAGGTTTACACAGCTAGTGATTCTACTGAAGAGGAGCCAGAGGACCAAAACCTGTGGCCCAG ACCTCTGGCTCGAAAATGGATCCTGACACTGTTTATGGGCACCTGCCTCCTCTACTGTGCCAGGATGGTCATGCCAATCTGTGCAGTGTCAATGGCAGCCTCTTTCCACTGGAGCAAGATCGATTCCGGGCTGGTTCTCGGTGGATTCTTCTGGGGTTACTGTTTCACACAGATCCTGGGAGGACATGCCAGTGACAA ATTGGGAGGAGAGCGTGTCCTGTTCTTCTCTGCAGCCTTGTGGGCTCTGATCACAGCTGGTACTCCCCTTCTGGCCCAGTTAGGCTCTCACACCCTCTCTCTCATGACTATGGCCAGATTCCTTATGGGACTACTGCAGG gtgtttttttcccatctTTGGCCAGCCTTTGCTCACAGCGTGTAgtgaaaggagaaagagggtTTTTAATGAGCACCATGCACAGCGGTAGCTATCTTGG AACATTGTTAGCGGGTGGGATGGGGTCCCTGATGCTGGACTGGTACGGCTGGGAAAGCATGTTCTACAGTATTGGTTTCCTGTCCGGACTCTGGGCACTCTTTGTTTGGCTGTGTTTCTTAAAAG GTGAAGTTGCTCCCAAGCGGAAGGAATCGACTAAAGACCCACAATGGACTTTGTCAAGAACACGCTGGTGGAGTCTTCTTAAGAAGCCACCTGTCTG GGCCATGGTGTTTGCGCACATGTGTATGTGCAGCACTTCCAACACTTTATTGTCTTGGTTGCCAACATACTTCAAAGAATCATTTCCACATGCTGgg GGATGGGTGTATAATGTAATTCCATGGCTAGCTGCAATTCCATCAGCATTTGGTGGAGGATATGTATCAGATTTTCTCATCAACCAAG gATATTGTGTTGCATCTGTGAGAAAGATAATGCAG ATCTTTGCCATGGGAGTATCGAATATGTTTATTTTGCCTCTGTGTGGAGATGTCACATTTCCCTCTGCTGTGATTTTCGTCTCTGCTGCTATGAGTGTATCCACCTTCACTAGCAG TGGAGTGTCTGTGAATGTGCAGGATCTCACCCCATCATGTGCTGGTGCCCTCTATG GTTTCATGAATATGTTGGGTGCTTTTATGG GACTGATGTTGGTCTCCGTGTCAGGTTACCTGATTGAGGTCACGCTGTCGTGGGCCATGGTGTTCTCCCTCATCATGTTAGTAAATGCCACAGGCCTTGGGGTTTTCCTCATCTATGGAGATGCTCACCGTGTCGACCTGGAAGAGTGA
- the LOC122883201 gene encoding glucose-induced degradation protein 8-B homolog — MMSYAEKPEDITKEEWMDKLNNVHIQRADMNRLIMNYLVTEGFKEAAEKFRMESGIEPSVDLDSLDERIKIREMILKGQIQEAIALINSLHPELLDTNRYLYFHLQQQHLIELIRLRETESALEFAQTQLAEQGEESRECLTEMERTLALLAFDNPEESPFGDLLNMMQRQKVWSEVNQAVLDYENRESTPKLAKLLKLLLWAQNELDQKKVKYPKMTDLSTGTIEDPK, encoded by the exons ATGATGAGTTATGCTGAAAAGCCAGAAGACATCACAAAAGAAGAGTGGatggacaaattaaacaatgtgCACATACAGAGGGCGGACATGAATCGGCTCATTATGAACTACCTGGTGACAG AGGGATTCAAAGAGGCTGCAGAGAAGTTTCGGATGGAGTCTGGGATCGAGCCAAGTGTGGACCTGGACTCTTTGGATGAAAGGATAAAGATTAGAGAGATGATCCTGAAGGGACAGATTCAGGAAGCTATTGCACTCATCAACAGCCTACATCCAGAGCTGCTTGACACCAATCGATACTTGTATTTTCATCTGCAG CAACAACATTTGATAGAGTTAATTAGACTAAGGGAGACTGAGTCAGCGCTGGAGTTTGCCCAGACACAACTGGCCGAGCAGGGGGAGGAGAGCCGTGAGTGtctgacagagatggagagaacaCTAGCTCTTCTGGCCTTTGACAACCCAGAAGAGTCGCCCTTTGGAGACCTGCTCAACATGATGCAGCGGCAAAAG GTGTGGAGCGAGGTGAACCAAGCTGTGCTGGACTATGAAAACAGGGAGTCGACGCCCAAACTGGCTAAACTCCTGAAGTTACTGCTGTGGGCACAGAATGAGCTGGACCAGAAGAAGGTGAAATATCCCAAAATGACTGACCTTAGCACGGGCACCATCGAGGACCCGAAGTGA
- the dnajc5aa gene encoding dnaJ (Hsp40) homolog, subfamily C, member 5aa isoform X2, giving the protein MAEQQRQRSLSTAGESLYHVLGVEKVATTDDIKRSYRKLALKFHPDKNPDNPEAADKFKEINNAHAILNDPTKRNIYDKYGSLGLYVAEQFGEENVNTYFVLSSWWAKALFVFCGLATGCYFCCCLCCCCNCCCGKCKPRPREGQDQEFYVSPEDLEAQLQSDEREAGGDPIMLQPSATETTQLTSDGHHSYHTDTGFN; this is encoded by the exons ATGGctgagcagcagaggcagcGCTCTCTGTCCACCGCTGGTGAGTCTCTCTACCACGTGTTGGGAGTTGAGAAGGTGGCCACGACGGATGATATTAAGAGATCTTACAG GAAACTGGCGTTGAAGTTCCATCCTGACAAGAATCCTGACAATCCAGAGGCAGCCGATAAGTTCAAGGAGATAAACAATGCCCACGCGATTCTAAATGACCCCACAAAGCGTAATATTTATGACAAATATGGTTCTCTGGGACTATATGTAGCTGAGCAGTTTGGAGAGGAGAATGTCAACACTTACTTTGTCCTCTCAAGCTGGTGGGCAAAG GCTCTGTTCGTATTCTGCGGCCTGGCCACCGGCTGCTACTTCTGTTGCTgcctgtgttgctgctgtaactgctgctgtggaaaatgtAAACCACGGCCCCGGGAAGGCCAGGACCAGGAATTTTATGTGTCCCCCGAGGACCTGGAGGCTCAGCTGCAGTCTGACGAGAGAG AGGCTGGGGGAGACCCTATAATGCTGCAACCATCAGCAACAGAGACAACCCAGTTAACATCGGATGGGCACCACTCCTACCACACTGACACCGGCTTCAACTAA
- the dnajc5aa gene encoding dnaJ (Hsp40) homolog, subfamily C, member 5aa isoform X1, whose product MAEQQRQRSLSTAGESLYHVLGVEKVATTDDIKRSYRKLALKFHPDKNPDNPEAADKFKEINNAHAILNDPTKRNIYDKYGSLGLYVAEQFGEENVNTYFVLSSWWAKALFVFCGLATGCYFCCCLCCCCNCCCGKCKPRPREGQDQEFYVSPEDLEAQLQSDERAEAGGDPIMLQPSATETTQLTSDGHHSYHTDTGFN is encoded by the exons ATGGctgagcagcagaggcagcGCTCTCTGTCCACCGCTGGTGAGTCTCTCTACCACGTGTTGGGAGTTGAGAAGGTGGCCACGACGGATGATATTAAGAGATCTTACAG GAAACTGGCGTTGAAGTTCCATCCTGACAAGAATCCTGACAATCCAGAGGCAGCCGATAAGTTCAAGGAGATAAACAATGCCCACGCGATTCTAAATGACCCCACAAAGCGTAATATTTATGACAAATATGGTTCTCTGGGACTATATGTAGCTGAGCAGTTTGGAGAGGAGAATGTCAACACTTACTTTGTCCTCTCAAGCTGGTGGGCAAAG GCTCTGTTCGTATTCTGCGGCCTGGCCACCGGCTGCTACTTCTGTTGCTgcctgtgttgctgctgtaactgctgctgtggaaaatgtAAACCACGGCCCCGGGAAGGCCAGGACCAGGAATTTTATGTGTCCCCCGAGGACCTGGAGGCTCAGCTGCAGTCTGACGAGAGAG CAGAGGCTGGGGGAGACCCTATAATGCTGCAACCATCAGCAACAGAGACAACCCAGTTAACATCGGATGGGCACCACTCCTACCACACTGACACCGGCTTCAACTAA
- the LOC122883202 gene encoding tumor protein D54-like, with product MNRPVSLEGFGGASSSMNFSTRITENGGSSLDLTEEDLDNLRIELAKMEDEIQTLRQVLLVKEKYAADIRRQLGMSPLSNIKQNLSKGWQDVQISAPYLTASATLEDITHSNVYVRTRESLSHAGQVTSSALSNMGVALTRRLANMRALPLPSPPRTLSHTMSVPAMRHSSTFKSIEEMVGSVKDKVTGNPTSNGLTSGFERRSSRHTT from the exons ATGAACCGACCAG TTTCTTTGGAAGGTTTTGGTGGGGCTTCATCATCCATGAACTTCTCCACAAGGATAACAGAAAATGGAGGCTCATCCTTAGATCTAACCGAGGAGGACTTAGACAATCTAAGGATTGAACTTGCAAAG ATGGAGGATGAAATTCAGACCTTGCGGCAGGTGCTTTTGGTCAAAGAAAAATATGCAGCAGACATCAGGAGGCAGCTGGGTATGAGTCCTCTCAGTAACATCAAACAGAACCTGTCCAAAGGCTGGCAGGACGTCCAGATCTCAGCCCC ATATCTGACTGCCTCCGCCACTTTGGAGGACATCACCCACTCCAACGT ATATGTGAGGACACGGGAGAGTCTCTCTCATGCAGGCCAGGTGACATCTTCTGCACTGTCCAATATGGGCGTGGCCCTCACCAGGAGACTGGCAAATATGAG AGCTCTGCCTCTCCCGAGTCCACCACG CACCCTGAGCCACACCATGAGTGTGCCAGCTATGAG ACATTCCTCTACATTCAAGTCTATTGAGGAAATGGTCGGCAGTGTGAAG GACAAGGTGACTGGCAATCCGACAAGTAATGGGCTCACCTCTGGGTTTGAAAGAAGATCCTCACGCCACACCACATGA
- the ppdpfa gene encoding pancreatic progenitor cell differentiation and proliferation factor A, protein MAAIPSSGSLIATHDYYRRRLGSASSNSSCGSAEYTGEVIPHHPGLPRQDSGHWWTSFFFAKQNQPSLQNGSENQKNGVYTVANGQVTCIAREMVLNRQLSESSENGKSETSTPPPTSS, encoded by the exons ATGGCAGCAATTCCATCAAGTGGCTCCCTCATCGCCACCCATGATTACTATAGAA GGCGCCTCGGGTCTGCCTCCAGCAACAGCTCCTGTGGCAGTGCCGAGTACACAGGGGAGGTCATTCCACATCACCCAG GACTTCCAAGGCAAGATTCTGGCCACTGGTGGACTTCATTTTTCTTTGCAAAACAGAACCAGCCCAGCTTGCAGAATGGATCTGAAAATCAAAA GAACGGAGTCTACACAGTGGCCAACGGTCAGGTGACCTGCATCGCCAGAGAAATGGTTTTGAACAGACAACTGAGCGAAAGCAGTGAAAACGGAAAGTCTGAAACATCGACCCCTCCACCAACTTCCTCCTAG